In one window of Skermanella rosea DNA:
- the xerD gene encoding site-specific tyrosine recombinase XerD, giving the protein MARPGRPRKPKMLASPRVEAFLDMLVAERGAAHNTRQAYERDLIDAASWLSTRGTGLDGAGTDDLRGYLDHLSGLDGGTAVRTIARRLSALRQFYRFLCSEGLRTDDPAATIDSPKQGRPLPKILTEVEVETLLTAAQRRGGPDGIRLVALLEVLYATGLRVSELVGLPLTGIARDARCLIVKGKGGKERMVPLSEPAREALSAYMPLRKAFMVPGREQRQAAFLFPSRTSEDGHLTRQRFAQLLKELAIDAGIEPRKVSPHVLRHAFATHLLDHGADLRSVQKMLGHADIATTQIYTHVVGDRLRRVVNDHHPLARPKKLAGAD; this is encoded by the coding sequence ATGGCACGTCCCGGACGCCCCCGAAAACCCAAGATGCTGGCGTCGCCGCGCGTCGAGGCCTTCCTCGACATGCTGGTGGCCGAGCGCGGCGCCGCGCACAACACGCGCCAAGCCTATGAGCGGGACCTGATCGACGCGGCATCGTGGCTGTCCACGCGCGGCACCGGGCTCGACGGGGCCGGCACCGACGACCTGAGGGGATATCTCGACCATCTGAGCGGGCTGGACGGCGGGACTGCGGTCCGCACGATCGCCCGGCGGCTGTCGGCGCTGCGCCAGTTCTACCGGTTCCTGTGCTCGGAGGGGCTGCGCACCGACGATCCGGCGGCGACCATCGACAGCCCGAAGCAGGGCCGCCCGCTGCCCAAGATCCTGACCGAGGTCGAGGTCGAGACGCTGCTGACGGCCGCCCAGCGCCGCGGCGGCCCGGACGGCATCCGGCTGGTGGCGCTGCTCGAGGTGCTCTACGCCACCGGGCTGCGCGTGTCCGAACTGGTCGGGCTGCCGCTGACCGGCATCGCGCGGGATGCCCGCTGCCTGATCGTCAAGGGCAAGGGCGGCAAGGAGCGCATGGTGCCCCTGTCCGAGCCCGCGCGCGAGGCGCTGTCCGCCTACATGCCGCTGCGCAAGGCCTTCATGGTGCCGGGGCGGGAGCAGCGCCAGGCGGCCTTCCTGTTCCCGTCGCGCACGTCGGAGGACGGGCACCTGACCCGCCAACGCTTCGCCCAGCTGCTGAAGGAACTGGCGATCGACGCCGGGATCGAGCCGCGCAAGGTCAGCCCCCACGTGCTGCGCCACGCCTTCGCGACCCATCTTCTGGACCACGGCGCCGACCTGCGCAGCGTCCAGAAGATGCTGGGCCATGCGGACATCGCGACCACCCAGATCTACACCCATGTGGTCGGCGACCGCCTCCGCCGAGTCGTCAACGACCACCATCCCCTGGCCCGTCCAAAGAAACTGGCCGGAGCCGACTGA
- a CDS encoding shikimate kinase, producing MNAQQSVASPRSAVPRLAVPRTVVLVGLMGAGKTSIGRRLAARLHLPFRDADNEIETAAGRTIEEIFEQFGEAEFRAGERRVIGRLLQDNPPHILATGGGAYMDPETRALIRSHGISVWLRAELDVLLARTSRRSNRPLLKQGNPREILGRLIDVRYPVYAEADITVDSIDAPPEETVERVLKALGAYPGVTLADGG from the coding sequence ATGAACGCCCAACAGTCTGTCGCCTCGCCGCGCTCGGCGGTCCCTCGCCTCGCGGTGCCCCGGACCGTGGTGCTGGTCGGCCTGATGGGAGCCGGGAAGACGAGCATCGGGCGACGGCTTGCGGCGCGGCTGCACCTGCCCTTCCGCGATGCCGACAACGAGATCGAGACCGCTGCCGGCCGCACCATCGAGGAGATCTTCGAGCAGTTCGGCGAGGCCGAATTCCGCGCCGGGGAGCGCCGGGTGATCGGCCGGCTGCTCCAGGACAACCCGCCGCATATCCTGGCGACCGGCGGCGGCGCCTACATGGACCCCGAGACCCGCGCCCTGATCCGCAGCCACGGCATCTCGGTCTGGCTGCGCGCCGAGCTGGACGTGCTGCTGGCCCGGACCTCCCGGCGCAGCAACCGGCCGCTGCTGAAGCAGGGCAACCCGCGCGAGATCCTGGGCCGCCTGATCGACGTGAGATACCCCGTCTACGCGGAGGCGGACATCACCGTGGACAGCATCGACGCCCCGCCCGAGGAGACCGTCGAGCGCGTGCTGAAGGCGCTCGGCGCCTATCCAGGCGTCACCCTGGCGGACGGCGGCTGA
- a CDS encoding hybrid sensor histidine kinase/response regulator, which translates to MAGAAEQRLEKSITRLRCLSEAMERIQSAGSREKVMEAVGDAAGRLCGADGVTVVLREGDECLYVAERAIGPLWRGQRFPLESCISGWAMLNGRTAVVPDVYRDDRFAADPYRPTFVRSLITVPIGNDAPDSAIGVYWSEVRTPDAEEVAALETLARAAATALRAVGLLRSLGAAKDQAERSHAQVLSKLAELEKADAALRTSEARFRILSEAIPQLVWTAVGEGDWTWASRQWIAFTGQDGAEALHWGWLAPVHPDDRAATRVAWSAAPRHGHLDVHHRLRRADGSYRWFQTRALPVRGTEGTVVHWCGTSTDVSALKEIEATMRQARDEAERANRAKSHFLATASHDLRQPVTAACLYMDLLNRRLTDPDARALADMVELSLHGLRGLLNGLLELARLEAGVVRPDKAAFPLDALLQRLAGEFAGQARATGLRLAVPATPLAVLTDQVMLELILRNLIGNALKYTVQGGVLVQAAEEDGTVRIDVRDTGKGIPEDQLARIFDDYYQGGDTVAPPGGFGIGLATVRRIADVLGLRVGVTSRLSVGSTFSVWVPRADAVSPRPAAAPPAGTGDLGRRSVLMAEDDPIIAAALMMEMRDWGLEVTRVSGVGELRACLAGRDSPFDLIVSDYRLGDGSGFEAIAAVREMWPIPAILVTGDTAPEVLRQADRDGIRLLHKPLAGSDLKRAIAGSLEPGSRGPVSAD; encoded by the coding sequence ATGGCCGGGGCGGCGGAGCAGCGCCTGGAGAAAAGCATCACACGCCTGCGCTGCCTTTCGGAGGCGATGGAGCGGATCCAGTCGGCCGGATCGCGGGAGAAGGTCATGGAGGCGGTCGGCGACGCGGCCGGGCGGCTGTGCGGGGCCGACGGGGTGACGGTCGTCCTGCGCGAGGGCGACGAGTGCCTCTACGTCGCCGAACGCGCGATCGGCCCGCTCTGGCGCGGACAGCGCTTTCCGCTGGAGTCCTGCATCTCCGGGTGGGCCATGCTGAACGGGCGGACCGCCGTGGTCCCCGACGTCTACCGGGACGACCGTTTTGCCGCCGACCCCTACCGGCCGACTTTCGTCAGGAGCCTGATCACCGTGCCGATCGGGAACGACGCGCCCGACTCGGCGATCGGGGTGTACTGGTCCGAGGTCCGGACGCCGGACGCGGAGGAGGTCGCGGCGCTGGAGACCCTGGCCCGCGCCGCGGCGACCGCTCTGCGCGCGGTCGGGCTGCTCCGGTCGCTCGGCGCCGCGAAGGACCAGGCGGAACGCTCCCATGCGCAGGTGCTCTCGAAGCTGGCCGAGCTGGAGAAGGCGGACGCGGCGCTGCGCACCAGCGAGGCGCGTTTCCGCATCCTGAGCGAGGCGATTCCCCAGCTTGTCTGGACGGCGGTCGGCGAGGGCGACTGGACCTGGGCGAGCCGCCAGTGGATCGCCTTCACCGGGCAGGACGGCGCCGAGGCGCTCCATTGGGGATGGCTGGCGCCGGTCCATCCCGACGACCGGGCGGCGACCCGCGTCGCCTGGAGCGCCGCGCCGCGGCACGGCCACCTGGATGTCCATCACCGGCTCCGCCGGGCCGATGGCTCGTACCGCTGGTTCCAGACCCGCGCCCTGCCGGTCCGCGGCACCGAGGGGACCGTCGTGCATTGGTGCGGCACCAGCACCGATGTCAGCGCCCTCAAGGAGATCGAGGCCACCATGCGGCAGGCGCGCGACGAGGCCGAAAGGGCCAACCGGGCCAAGTCGCACTTCCTGGCGACCGCCAGCCACGACCTCCGCCAGCCGGTGACGGCGGCGTGCCTCTACATGGACCTCCTGAACCGGCGGCTGACCGACCCGGATGCCAGGGCGCTTGCCGACATGGTGGAGCTGTCGTTGCACGGCCTGCGCGGGCTGCTCAACGGCCTGCTGGAACTCGCCCGCCTGGAAGCCGGCGTCGTCCGGCCGGACAAGGCGGCCTTCCCGCTGGATGCCCTGCTCCAGCGGCTCGCCGGCGAGTTCGCCGGACAGGCTCGGGCGACCGGACTGCGGCTCGCGGTGCCCGCGACCCCGCTCGCCGTGCTGACCGACCAGGTGATGCTTGAGCTGATCCTGCGCAACCTGATCGGCAACGCGCTGAAATACACGGTCCAGGGCGGCGTCCTGGTGCAGGCCGCCGAGGAGGACGGCACCGTCAGGATCGATGTCCGCGATACCGGAAAGGGCATTCCGGAGGATCAGCTCGCCCGGATCTTCGACGATTACTATCAGGGCGGCGATACGGTGGCTCCCCCGGGGGGCTTCGGCATCGGTTTGGCCACGGTCCGCCGGATCGCCGACGTGCTCGGGCTTCGCGTCGGCGTGACCTCCAGGCTCTCGGTCGGATCGACCTTCTCGGTCTGGGTGCCGCGGGCGGACGCGGTGTCACCCCGGCCCGCGGCGGCGCCTCCGGCCGGGACGGGTGACCTCGGGCGGCGCTCCGTACTGATGGCCGAGGACGATCCCATCATCGCCGCCGCCCTGATGATGGAGATGCGGGACTGGGGACTGGAGGTCACCCGGGTCTCCGGCGTGGGGGAACTCCGGGCCTGCCTCGCCGGGCGCGATTCACCCTTCGACCTGATCGTGTCGGATTACCGGCTCGGGGACGGCAGCGGCTTCGAGGCGATCGCGGCGGTCCGCGAGATGTGGCCGATCCCGGCGATCCTGGTGACCGGCGACACCGCGCCGGAGGTGCTCCGGCAGGCCGACCGGGACGGCATCCGCTTGCTCCACAAGCCGCTCGCGGGATCGGACCTCAAGCGGGCCATCGCCGGATCGCTGGAACCCGGGTCGCGGGGACCGGTCAGCGCGGATTGA
- a CDS encoding FAD-binding and (Fe-S)-binding domain-containing protein — translation MRDTGLARRLQGAIEGEVLFGDFDRGRYATDASIYQVQPIGVVVPRTVADVAATLEIAREQGVPVLPRGGGTSQNGQTVGEALVVDVSRHLNAIAEFDAESRRVAVEPGIVLDKLNTFLRKHGLFFPVEPSTASRCTIGGMAGNNSCGARSLRYGKMVDNVLSIDAILSDGEAMRFGPVPGNPDAAAGSPAFLDLVRRVRAVAGREAAEVEARFPKVQRRVGGYNLDSVVPGDGLGGNNMAHLLVGSEGTLAFTTRVELEVQPVPTHRVLGVCHFPTFRSAMVATRHLVELGPVAVELVDRNIIELGRAIPQFNATLGRFVRGEPDSLLLVEFAGADRDALVRELKRLDQAMADLGFPDAVVEVVDPVQQRSIWEVREAGLNIMMSMKGDGKPVSFIEDCAVPLEHIADYTDGLNEVFARHGTTGTWYAHASVGCLHVRPILNLKEADGARRMRAIAEEAFALVRAYKGSHSGEHGDGISRSEFHESMFGTRLVRAFEEIKDTFDPKGMMNPGKIVRAPRMDDRTLFRYGPDYAPQPLEPALDWSDWGGWSRAVEMCNNNGTCRKSNPGVMCPSFRATQDEKHVTRGRANALRLALTGQLGPDALVSDEMYETMDLCVGCKGCKRECPTGVDMARMKIEFLHHYRKRHGLRPMDRLVAFLPRYAAKAARLGGVAGLRDRVPALARLSERMLGFSARRSLPAWRRDWFRADETERNPGGPEVVLLADTFDTYFEPENLRAARAVLEAGGYRVRTARAGGEKRPLCCGRTFLASGLVEEARAEARRTVAALAPFVARGVPVIGLEPSCLLTLRDEFKALLPGEDTDALAGQALLLEEFLAREDAAGRLKLPLKPLAAKRALVHGHCHQKAFGAMGSVEKALRLVPGLEVEVIDSGCCGMAGAFGFDAKHYDVSMKMAELSLLPAVRAADAETLIVADGTSCRHQIHDGARRSAIHVARVLEQALGQEARA, via the coding sequence GTGCGCGACACGGGACTTGCCAGGAGGCTGCAGGGCGCGATCGAGGGCGAGGTTCTATTTGGGGATTTCGACCGCGGGCGCTATGCCACCGACGCGTCGATCTACCAAGTCCAGCCGATCGGCGTGGTGGTCCCGCGCACGGTCGCGGACGTCGCGGCAACCCTGGAGATCGCCCGGGAACAGGGGGTGCCGGTCCTGCCGCGCGGCGGCGGCACCTCCCAGAACGGCCAGACCGTCGGCGAGGCGCTGGTGGTGGACGTCAGCCGGCACCTGAACGCCATCGCGGAGTTCGACGCGGAGTCGCGCCGGGTCGCGGTGGAGCCGGGCATCGTGCTGGACAAGCTCAATACTTTCCTGCGCAAGCATGGGTTGTTCTTCCCGGTGGAGCCGTCCACCGCCAGCCGCTGCACGATCGGCGGCATGGCGGGCAACAATTCCTGCGGGGCGCGCTCGCTCCGCTACGGCAAGATGGTCGACAACGTGCTGTCGATCGACGCGATCCTGTCCGACGGGGAGGCCATGCGCTTCGGCCCGGTGCCGGGCAACCCCGACGCCGCCGCCGGCTCGCCCGCTTTCCTGGACCTGGTCCGGCGGGTCCGCGCCGTGGCGGGGCGGGAGGCGGCGGAGGTCGAGGCCCGCTTCCCCAAGGTCCAGCGCCGGGTCGGCGGCTACAACCTGGACAGCGTGGTGCCGGGAGACGGCCTCGGCGGCAACAACATGGCCCACCTGCTGGTGGGCTCCGAAGGCACGCTGGCCTTCACGACGCGGGTCGAACTGGAGGTCCAGCCGGTGCCGACGCACCGCGTGCTGGGCGTCTGCCATTTCCCGACCTTCCGCTCGGCGATGGTCGCGACCCGGCATCTGGTGGAGCTGGGGCCGGTCGCGGTCGAGCTGGTGGACCGCAACATCATCGAGCTGGGCCGCGCGATCCCGCAGTTCAACGCGACGCTCGGCCGGTTCGTGCGCGGCGAGCCCGATTCGCTGCTGCTGGTCGAGTTCGCCGGCGCCGACCGGGACGCGCTGGTGCGGGAGCTGAAGCGGCTGGACCAGGCCATGGCCGACCTGGGTTTCCCCGACGCTGTGGTGGAGGTGGTCGACCCGGTTCAGCAGCGCTCGATCTGGGAGGTGCGCGAGGCCGGGCTGAACATCATGATGTCCATGAAGGGGGACGGCAAGCCGGTCTCCTTCATCGAGGACTGCGCGGTGCCGCTGGAGCATATTGCCGACTATACCGACGGGCTGAACGAGGTCTTCGCCCGGCACGGCACGACCGGCACCTGGTACGCCCATGCCTCCGTCGGGTGCCTGCATGTCCGCCCGATCCTGAACCTGAAGGAGGCCGACGGCGCGCGCAGGATGCGGGCCATTGCGGAGGAGGCCTTCGCCCTGGTGCGGGCCTACAAGGGCTCCCATTCGGGCGAGCACGGCGACGGGATCTCCCGCTCGGAGTTCCACGAGAGCATGTTCGGGACGCGGCTGGTCCGGGCCTTCGAGGAGATCAAGGACACCTTCGACCCGAAGGGAATGATGAACCCGGGCAAGATCGTCCGGGCGCCGCGCATGGACGACCGGACGCTGTTCCGCTACGGCCCGGATTACGCCCCCCAACCCCTGGAGCCGGCGCTGGACTGGTCCGACTGGGGCGGCTGGTCGCGCGCGGTCGAGATGTGCAACAACAACGGCACCTGCCGGAAGTCCAACCCCGGGGTGATGTGCCCGTCGTTCAGGGCGACCCAGGACGAGAAACACGTGACCCGCGGGCGGGCCAACGCGCTGCGGCTGGCGCTGACCGGCCAGCTCGGGCCGGACGCGCTGGTCTCGGACGAGATGTACGAGACCATGGACCTTTGCGTGGGCTGCAAGGGCTGCAAGCGCGAATGCCCGACCGGCGTGGACATGGCGCGGATGAAGATCGAGTTCCTGCACCATTACCGCAAGCGCCACGGCCTGCGGCCGATGGACAGGCTGGTCGCGTTCCTGCCGCGCTACGCCGCCAAGGCGGCCCGGCTGGGCGGCGTCGCCGGCCTGCGCGACCGGGTGCCGGCGCTGGCCCGGCTGAGCGAGCGGATGCTGGGCTTCAGCGCCCGGCGCAGCCTGCCGGCGTGGCGGCGCGACTGGTTCCGGGCCGACGAGACCGAGCGCAATCCCGGCGGGCCGGAGGTCGTGCTGCTGGCCGACACCTTCGACACCTATTTCGAGCCGGAGAACCTGCGGGCGGCGCGGGCTGTGCTGGAGGCCGGCGGCTACCGGGTGAGGACCGCGCGTGCCGGCGGGGAAAAGCGGCCGCTGTGCTGCGGGCGGACCTTCCTGGCCTCCGGCCTGGTGGAGGAGGCGCGGGCCGAGGCCCGACGCACGGTCGCGGCGCTGGCCCCCTTCGTGGCGCGCGGCGTGCCGGTGATCGGGCTGGAGCCGAGCTGTCTGCTGACGCTCCGCGACGAATTCAAGGCGCTGCTGCCGGGGGAGGATACCGACGCGCTGGCCGGACAGGCGCTGCTGCTGGAGGAGTTCCTGGCGCGGGAGGACGCGGCGGGCCGGCTGAAGCTGCCCCTGAAGCCCCTGGCGGCGAAGCGCGCCCTGGTCCACGGCCACTGCCACCAGAAGGCTTTCGGGGCCATGGGCTCTGTCGAGAAGGCCCTGCGGCTGGTGCCGGGGCTGGAGGTCGAGGTGATCGACAGCGGCTGTTGCGGCATGGCGGGGGCTTTCGGCTTCGACGCGAAGCATTATGATGTGTCCATGAAGATGGCCGAGCTTTCCCTCCTGCCGGCGGTCCGGGCGGCCGACGCGGAGACCCTGATCGTCGCCGACGGCACCAGTTGCCGTCACCAGATCCACGACGGCGCCCGGCGCTCCGCGATCCACGTCGCGCGGGTGCTCGAACAGGCGCTTGGGCAGGAGGCACGGGCATGA
- a CDS encoding pyridoxal-phosphate-dependent aminotransferase family protein has product MPAHSGRHFLQIPGPTNVPDRILRAIDHPTIDHRGPDFGRLGAKVLDGIKGIFRTASPVVIYPASGTGAWEAALVNTLSPGDRVLMAETGHFASLWRELAARLGLEPEFLPGDWRHGADPAAIEARLAEDRGHAIKAVCVVHNETSTGVASRIPEIRAAIDRTGHPALFLVDTISSLGSIDYRHDEWGVDVTVGGSQKGLMLPPGLSFNAVSDKARAAARSARLPRSYWDWESMISVNGTGYFPYTPATNLLFGLDAAIDMLMEEGLDNVFARHDRHAEATRRAVRAWGLEVLAADAREYSSSLTAVMVPDGVDADALRQTILERFDMSLGNGLGRLKGKVFRIGHLGSFNDLMLCATLSGVEMGLVTHGVPVERGGVQAAMEYLTGNA; this is encoded by the coding sequence ATGCCGGCGCACAGCGGACGTCATTTCCTTCAGATCCCCGGCCCGACCAACGTCCCGGACCGCATCCTCCGGGCGATCGACCATCCGACCATCGACCACCGCGGACCCGACTTCGGGCGCCTCGGCGCGAAGGTGCTCGACGGCATCAAGGGGATCTTCCGCACGGCGTCGCCGGTGGTCATTTATCCAGCGTCCGGAACCGGCGCCTGGGAAGCGGCGCTGGTCAACACCCTCTCCCCCGGCGACCGCGTCCTGATGGCGGAGACGGGGCATTTCGCCAGCCTGTGGCGCGAACTGGCGGCCCGCCTGGGACTGGAGCCGGAATTCCTGCCCGGCGACTGGCGCCACGGCGCCGACCCGGCCGCGATCGAGGCCCGGTTGGCCGAGGACCGCGGGCACGCCATCAAGGCGGTCTGCGTCGTCCACAACGAGACCTCGACCGGCGTCGCCAGCCGCATCCCGGAGATCCGGGCCGCGATCGACCGCACCGGCCATCCGGCGCTGTTCCTGGTCGACACCATCTCCTCCCTGGGCTCGATCGACTACCGCCACGACGAGTGGGGCGTCGACGTCACGGTCGGCGGCTCCCAGAAGGGGCTGATGCTGCCGCCCGGCCTCAGCTTCAACGCCGTCAGCGACAAGGCCCGCGCCGCCGCCCGGTCCGCCCGCCTGCCCCGCTCCTACTGGGACTGGGAATCGATGATCTCCGTCAACGGGACCGGCTACTTCCCCTATACCCCGGCGACCAACCTGCTGTTCGGCCTGGACGCCGCCATCGACATGCTGATGGAGGAGGGGCTGGACAACGTCTTCGCCCGCCACGACCGCCATGCCGAGGCGACCCGCCGGGCCGTCCGCGCCTGGGGGCTGGAGGTCCTGGCGGCCGACGCGCGGGAATATTCCAGCTCGCTGACCGCCGTCATGGTGCCCGACGGGGTCGATGCCGACGCGCTGCGCCAAACCATCCTGGAGCGGTTCGACATGTCGCTGGGCAACGGGCTGGGCCGGCTGAAGGGCAAGGTCTTCCGCATCGGCCACCTGGGCTCCTTCAACGACCTGATGCTGTGCGCCACCCTGTCCGGCGTCGAGATGGGCCTGGTGACCCACGGCGTGCCGGTCGAGCGGGGCGGCGTCCAGGCGGCGATGGAGTACCTGACCGGCAACGCCTGA
- a CDS encoding endonuclease III domain-containing protein, with translation MHDVSNQGKEPIDIDAMFERLRRAVSGLPKAAMFDLRDRGYGTPFEQLVGSLISARTRDETTVEVCLRLFAEARTPEDFVRLPEDRLATLLDGATFPEPKARDLKEIARRILGEHGGRVPDSPEALTAFRGVGPKIAALTLAVGFGRPAVAVDVHVHRIANRWGYVATTAPERTMGELERKLPERYWIEINERLVPFGKFVCTAARPKCSTCLLLSMCRQVGVVNPR, from the coding sequence ATGCATGACGTTTCCAATCAAGGCAAGGAACCGATCGACATCGACGCGATGTTCGAGCGGCTGCGCCGGGCGGTGTCCGGCCTGCCCAAGGCCGCCATGTTCGACCTGCGGGACCGGGGCTACGGCACGCCGTTCGAGCAGCTCGTCGGCAGCCTGATCTCCGCCCGCACCCGCGACGAGACGACGGTCGAGGTCTGCCTGCGCCTGTTCGCGGAGGCGCGCACCCCGGAGGACTTCGTGCGCCTGCCCGAGGACCGGCTGGCAACCCTGCTCGATGGTGCGACATTCCCCGAGCCCAAGGCCCGCGACCTGAAGGAGATCGCCCGGCGGATCCTCGGCGAGCACGGCGGCCGGGTCCCCGACAGCCCGGAGGCGCTGACCGCCTTCCGCGGCGTCGGCCCCAAGATCGCGGCCCTGACCCTCGCGGTGGGGTTCGGCCGCCCGGCGGTGGCGGTCGACGTCCATGTCCACCGCATCGCCAACCGCTGGGGCTACGTCGCGACCACGGCCCCGGAGCGGACCATGGGGGAGTTGGAAAGGAAGCTGCCCGAGCGCTACTGGATCGAGATCAACGAGCGCCTGGTGCCGTTCGGCAAGTTCGTCTGCACGGCAGCCCGCCCGAAATGCTCGACCTGCCTTCTGCTGTCCATGTGCCGCCAGGTCGGCGTGGTCAATCCGCGCTGA